The Stutzerimonas stutzeri DNA window GAGCCGGAGTCAGAATCCGGCGCTGATCGTCCTGGGCACTGCCCGCGGGCCGGATACCCGGTGTAGCCAGTTGCAGCGCCGGGAACTGCGCTTTCAGCGGCACGGCTTCCTGGGCCGAACACACCAGTCCGTCCAGCCCCGCCTGGGCGGCCAGACCGGCCAGACGCAGTACCTGCTCCTGCGGCGCGACGTCCAGCCCGATGCCGGCCAGATCATCCTGCTCCATGCTGGTCAGCACGGTGACGCCAATCAGCAGCGGCGTGGGGCCGGACATGCCGGCCAGTGTCTCGCGACAGGCCGCCATCATCCGCAGGCCACCGGAGCAATGTACGTTGACCATCCACACACCCAGCTCGGCAGCGGCTTTCACCGCCATCGCCGTGGTGTTGGGGATGTCATGGAATTTGAGGTCGAGGAAGACTTCGAAATCCATTGCCTGCAACGCCTCGACAATCGCCGGGCCGCAGCGAGTGAACAGCTCCTTGCCGACCTTCACCCGACACAGCCGCGGATCGAGCTGCCTGGCCAATGCCAGTGCGGCATCGCGGGAGGGGAAGTCGAGCGCTACGATAATCGGAGTCTGGCAGGTCATGGCATGTCCTCGAGAAATTCGGCACGCATTGTCGCAGAAAATGTCCCATGCGACGAAAGCCTCGGCGCAGGGTCCAAACAGGCATGATCAGCAAAACGGTGACCGCTCGGGCGCACCCAAGTAAAGTGCGTAAACCGCTCGCCTGTCTGGAGGAACCCATGCCCTGGTATTTCTGGCTGATTCTGGTCGTCGCGCTCGGCTCGATCGTCGGCAGTCTGTTGATGTTGCGCTCCACGGCCCGGAAAATTCCGCTCACCGACGAGCAGAAGAAGCGTATTGCCCAGCGCAATGCCGAGGCCGACGCACAGGAGTCGCGCGACCGCTGAGCGCCGACCGATGCCGGGCGCAGGTACCGGCAGACGTTTACAGATGCCCGCCGCACTCAATAGTGGCACTATGCCCGTTTGCCGCGATC harbors:
- a CDS encoding DUF2897 family protein produces the protein MPWYFWLILVVALGSIVGSLLMLRSTARKIPLTDEQKKRIAQRNAEADAQESRDR
- the pyrF gene encoding orotidine-5'-phosphate decarboxylase, yielding MTCQTPIIVALDFPSRDAALALARQLDPRLCRVKVGKELFTRCGPAIVEALQAMDFEVFLDLKFHDIPNTTAMAVKAAAELGVWMVNVHCSGGLRMMAACRETLAGMSGPTPLLIGVTVLTSMEQDDLAGIGLDVAPQEQVLRLAGLAAQAGLDGLVCSAQEAVPLKAQFPALQLATPGIRPAGSAQDDQRRILTPAQAMAAGSDYLVIGRPISQAADPASALANVVAELA